In the Candidatus Abyssobacteria bacterium SURF_5 genome, GGAGACGGCGCACAAGGTGCATTCGTACACGCCCTGTGGAATGATGATGAACGCCGTCATGGACCATCCGCAAGCATGTCCGCACCATCCAGAGGAGGTGGGCGAGCCGGGAGTCGAAGCGGATGCGACCGAAGCGCCCGAGAGTTCGGCGGGCGCATCGGCCGGACATGCGCATTAACCCAGCGAATTCTGCAAGATTTGATTATCTAACGAATGACGCGCTTCCGCAAGCCCAGTAGCTTGGTTCCCGATTCATGGAGGATTTCAGAATGTGTCCGATATGTATTGTCATTGCGGCTCTCGCCTCGATAGCATTTGTCGCAGCCAGATTGATACCATGGAAGAAGCAGCCAAACCTTGCTCCTGAGATCATCAGTAAAGATTGACCGCGGCCTTCCTTGAACTGCCGCGGTGATTCGGGATGACGGACATCTTGGAGGCGTTCCGGCAGGTTTCGGCAAGACATGTTTCCTGCGCTCAACAAGGTGAGAAGAAGACAGCCGCTTCTATTTGTGCGGGGCGTGGATAACGGCGAGAATAGTGGTTTCCTTTTCGCCGATGCATTCGACGCGATGGCGAAGCTTCGATTCGAAGTAGATGCAGTCGCCGGGACGCAGCACGTCGGTATGGTCTTCGAGCGTCACTTCCATTTCGCCGTCGAGCACGAAGATGAACTCCTCGCCTTCGTGCGAGTATGCGTTGCGGTCTTTCTTGGTGGCGGGTTCGAGCGTAACCAGGAACGGCTCCATGAAGCGGTTCTTCTTGTCCTGGGCGAGCGACTCGTAGCGGTATCCGAATTTTATGCCTTCTTTCGAGGCGACTCGCGATACGTGCCGCCGCTCCTCGGCGCGAACGATGACGAATGGGGCCTCGGACCTGTCCTCAAAGAAATGGCCGATCGGCACTTCGAGAGCCTGGCCGATTTTGATGAGCGTGCCAAGCGGCGGCGAGATCATGTGGTTTTCGATCTGGGAGAGCAGCGCGGAGGAGAACCCCGATTTTTCCGCCAGCTCAGGCAGGGATAACCCCTTTTCCTCTCTCAGTTTTTTGATTTTCTCGCCGACTTTCATCTCCTGTATTTCAGCCATTTCTCATCCTTTGCGCGCGAGACGCGCTCCGGTTTCTATAGCTTTGGTGTTCAGCGGTAAGGTCTTATGATATCGCTCCGCGATTGCCTTGGGAAGTGATTTCGTGATGCTTTCCATCGATACCACCTGCGTGCGCTCGACATAACCGCCGAGGGCCACCATATTCGCGATTTTGTCGTTCCCCATTTCCTGCGCTATCTGGTTTGCCGGCAAAAGCAAAACGTCGATGTCGGTTCTGTTCACTTGAGCGGCGTCGACCAGCGAGGTGTTGACCAACATGAATCCGCCCAGCCTCACGCGCGGCTGGAATTTGGAGAGCGACGGCCCGTTCATGACGATGACGGCGTGGGGATGTCCGGTCATCGGCGAGCCGATCTCCTCATCGGACACCATGATGGTGCAATTTGCGGTGCCGCCTCTCATCTCGACGCCGTACGTGGGCATGTAGGTGACGCGCTTGCCCTCGAACATCGCGGCGTAGGCCAGGATGTCGCCGATCAGCATGATGCCCTGTCCGCCAAACCCGGCCATGATCACATCGGTGTACATATGCCTCCTGGTTTCATGCTCTAAAACTAGTACGATTCAAGAAAAACCTCAACATGCTTCTTATTCTGATGTCCTGAGACATCGATGAATAAGCTTTTATTCTGAGGCAGTATTTAACAACAAGCTCTCAACATCCTTGTCATTCTGAGGCGCTACGCGCCGAAGAATCTCTCCTCGTCTCAGGAGAGAGATTCTTCGCTGCGCTCTTAACAACCTTTTCATTCGCTTCGTTCTATCATCCTTGTCATTCTGAGGCGCTACGCGCCGAAGAATCTCTTGTTGTCCAGTAGAAAAGAGAGATTCTTCGCTTCGCTCAGAATGACAGAAAAAACGCTCAGAATGACAGAAAAAGGCTCAGAGCTCAGAACCAAATAAAAAGATAGCACCCCAAAAGGCTCAGAACCACATAAGCGCCCCAAAAAGCTCACAACCACATAAAAAGGAGAATGACATTAAAAAGTTCAGAATAACAGATCGAAAAGCGGCTGAGGCAATAACCGTTCAAGACTCCGCATAACGTCTTT is a window encoding:
- a CDS encoding XRE family transcriptional regulator, whose amino-acid sequence is MQEMKVGEKIKKLREEKGLSLPELAEKSGFSSALLSQIENHMISPPLGTLIKIGQALEVPIGHFFEDRSEAPFVIVRAEERRHVSRVASKEGIKFGYRYESLAQDKKNRFMEPFLVTLEPATKKDRNAYSHEGEEFIFVLDGEMEVTLEDHTDVLRPGDCIYFESKLRHRVECIGEKETTILAVIHAPHK
- a CDS encoding 2-oxoacid:ferredoxin oxidoreductase subunit gamma gives rise to the protein MYTDVIMAGFGGQGIMLIGDILAYAAMFEGKRVTYMPTYGVEMRGGTANCTIMVSDEEIGSPMTGHPHAVIVMNGPSLSKFQPRVRLGGFMLVNTSLVDAAQVNRTDIDVLLLPANQIAQEMGNDKIANMVALGGYVERTQVVSMESITKSLPKAIAERYHKTLPLNTKAIETGARLARKG